A section of the Armatimonadota bacterium genome encodes:
- the groL gene encoding chaperonin GroEL (60 kDa chaperone family; promotes refolding of misfolded polypeptides especially under stressful conditions; forms two stacked rings of heptamers to form a barrel-shaped 14mer; ends can be capped by GroES; misfolded proteins enter the barrel where they are refolded when GroES binds): protein MPAKLLLYDETARRALERGVEKVANAVRVTLGPKGRNVVLEKKWGSPTITKDGVTVAKEIELEDPYENMGAQLVKEVASRTNDQAGDGTTTATVLAWAMVREGLKNVAAGANPMLIKRGIDAAVEACVEELKKLSQPVANREDIAHVAGIAANDPSIGEIIADAMEKVGRDGVITIEESKGMETTVEVVEGMQFDRGYISPYFITDPDKMECVLEEPFILLTEKKISAARDIVPVMEKVIRFGKPLVVIAEDVEGEALATLVVNKLRGVLPSVAVKAPGYGDRRKAMLQDMAILTGGRVISDDIGIKLESVEVDMLGRAEKVRVTKDDTTIIGGKGKPEDIKGRIAQIKKEIEETTSDYDREKLQERLAKLSGGVAQIRVGAATETEMKERKMRFEDAVNTTKAAVEEGIVPGGGVALVRCLPALERLKMEGDEQVGVQIVRRALEEPLRQIAENAGLEGSLVVERVKESPDRNFGLDVRTGEFTDLVKAGVVDATKVVRLALQNAASVAGLLLTTEALVVEKREKKKEKTPTPGMQEEEF, encoded by the coding sequence ATGCCGGCCAAGCTCCTGCTGTACGACGAGACTGCCCGGAGGGCCCTGGAGCGGGGGGTGGAGAAGGTGGCGAACGCGGTCCGCGTGACCCTGGGGCCCAAGGGGCGCAACGTGGTGCTGGAGAAGAAGTGGGGGTCTCCCACCATCACCAAGGACGGGGTGACGGTGGCGAAGGAGATCGAGTTGGAGGACCCCTACGAGAACATGGGGGCGCAGCTCGTGAAGGAGGTGGCCAGCCGGACCAACGACCAAGCCGGGGACGGCACCACCACGGCCACGGTGCTCGCCTGGGCCATGGTCCGGGAAGGGCTGAAGAACGTGGCCGCGGGCGCCAACCCCATGCTCATCAAGCGGGGGATCGATGCCGCGGTGGAGGCGTGCGTGGAGGAGCTCAAGAAGCTCAGCCAGCCCGTGGCGAACCGGGAGGACATCGCCCACGTGGCGGGGATCGCGGCGAACGACCCCAGCATCGGGGAGATCATCGCGGACGCCATGGAGAAGGTGGGCCGGGACGGCGTCATCACCATCGAGGAGTCGAAGGGGATGGAGACCACGGTGGAAGTGGTGGAGGGGATGCAGTTCGATCGGGGTTACATCTCCCCCTACTTCATCACGGATCCGGACAAGATGGAGTGCGTCCTGGAGGAGCCCTTCATTCTGCTCACGGAGAAGAAGATCAGCGCCGCCCGGGACATCGTGCCCGTGATGGAGAAGGTGATCCGGTTCGGCAAGCCCCTCGTGGTGATCGCGGAGGATGTGGAGGGGGAGGCCCTGGCCACCCTGGTGGTCAATAAGCTGCGGGGGGTGCTGCCCAGCGTGGCGGTGAAGGCTCCCGGCTACGGGGACCGCCGGAAGGCCATGCTGCAGGACATGGCCATCCTCACGGGCGGCCGGGTGATCTCGGACGACATCGGCATCAAGCTGGAGAGCGTGGAAGTGGACATGCTGGGCCGCGCGGAGAAGGTTCGGGTCACCAAGGACGACACCACCATCATCGGCGGCAAGGGCAAGCCCGAGGACATCAAGGGCCGGATCGCTCAGATCAAGAAGGAGATCGAGGAGACCACCTCGGACTACGACCGGGAGAAGCTGCAGGAGCGGCTGGCGAAGCTGTCCGGCGGGGTGGCCCAGATCCGGGTGGGGGCCGCCACGGAGACGGAGATGAAGGAGCGCAAGATGCGCTTCGAGGACGCGGTGAACACCACCAAGGCCGCGGTGGAGGAGGGGATCGTGCCCGGCGGCGGCGTGGCCCTCGTCCGGTGCCTGCCGGCCCTGGAGAGGCTGAAGATGGAAGGGGACGAGCAGGTGGGGGTGCAGATCGTCCGGCGGGCCCTGGAAGAACCCCTCCGCCAGATCGCGGAGAACGCGGGGTTGGAGGGCTCGCTCGTGGTGGAGCGGGTGAAGGAGAGTCCAGACCGCAACTTCGGCCTCGACGTGCGCACCGGGGAGTTCACGGATCTGGTGAAGGCCGGGGTGGTGGACGCCACCAAGGTGGTGCGGCTTGCCCTGCAGAACGCCGCTTCCGTGGCGGGGCTGTTGCTCACCACGGAGGCCCTGGTGGTGGAAAAGCGGGAGAAGAAGAAGGAAAAGACCCCGACCCCGGGCATGCAGGAGGAGGAGTTCTAG
- the aceA gene encoding isocitrate lyase: MSQTVDLRREAEELEHRWRTDPRWRGIRRGYTAEDVVRLRGSIRVEYTLARRGAERLWEMLQREAFVAALGALTGMQAVQMVRAGLQAIYVSGWQVAADANLAEQVYPDLSLYPANSVPALVRRIQNALRRADQIEWSEGRRTRDWLVPIVADAEAGFGGPLNAFELTKALIEAGTAGIHFEDQVSSEKKCGHLGGKVLVPTRQFIRTLTAARLAADVLDVPTVLIARTDALSAPLLLSDADPYDHPFLVGERTPEGYYRVRGGLEAAIARGLAYAPYADLLWFETSRPDLEEARRFAEAIHARYPGKLLAYNCSPSFNWRRHLDPDTIARFQRELGAMGYKFQFVTLAGFHALCASTFELARGYVEEGMSAYVRLQEREFQLERMGYTAVRHQREAGTGYFDLVAQVISGGEASTLALQGSTEAEQFTEAPVRAGP; the protein is encoded by the coding sequence ATGAGCCAAACGGTGGACCTCCGCAGGGAGGCGGAAGAGCTCGAGCATCGCTGGCGGACGGATCCCCGGTGGCGGGGGATCCGGCGAGGCTACACCGCGGAGGACGTGGTGCGGCTGCGGGGGTCCATCCGGGTGGAGTACACCCTGGCCCGGCGGGGCGCGGAGCGCCTGTGGGAGATGCTGCAGAGAGAGGCGTTCGTGGCGGCCCTCGGGGCCCTGACGGGGATGCAGGCGGTTCAGATGGTGCGGGCGGGACTGCAGGCCATCTACGTGAGCGGGTGGCAGGTGGCTGCGGATGCCAACCTGGCCGAGCAGGTCTACCCGGACCTGAGCCTGTATCCTGCCAACAGCGTGCCCGCCCTCGTCCGCCGCATCCAGAATGCCCTGCGGCGGGCGGACCAGATCGAGTGGTCTGAGGGCAGACGGACCCGGGACTGGCTGGTGCCCATCGTGGCGGACGCGGAGGCGGGATTCGGAGGACCCCTCAACGCCTTCGAGCTTACCAAGGCCCTCATCGAGGCGGGAACTGCGGGCATCCACTTCGAGGACCAGGTGAGTTCCGAGAAGAAGTGCGGGCACCTCGGGGGGAAAGTCCTGGTGCCCACCCGGCAGTTCATCCGGACCCTCACCGCGGCCCGCCTGGCCGCGGACGTCCTCGACGTCCCCACGGTTCTCATCGCCCGCACGGACGCCCTCTCCGCCCCCTTGCTGCTGAGCGACGCGGATCCCTACGACCACCCCTTCCTCGTGGGGGAGCGGACGCCGGAGGGGTATTACCGGGTGCGCGGGGGGCTTGAGGCCGCCATCGCCCGGGGGCTCGCGTACGCGCCGTATGCGGACCTGCTGTGGTTTGAGACCTCCCGGCCCGACCTGGAGGAGGCCCGGCGTTTCGCGGAGGCCATCCATGCCCGCTATCCGGGCAAGCTCCTCGCCTACAACTGCTCCCCCAGCTTCAACTGGCGGCGCCACCTGGATCCGGACACCATCGCCCGTTTCCAGCGGGAGCTCGGGGCCATGGGCTACAAGTTCCAGTTCGTCACCCTGGCCGGGTTCCACGCCCTCTGCGCCAGCACCTTCGAGCTCGCCCGGGGGTACGTGGAGGAGGGGATGAGCGCCTATGTGCGGCTGCAGGAGCGGGAGTTCCAGCTGGAGCGGATGGGATACACCGCGGTGCGCCACCAGCGGGAGGCGGGCACGGGATACTTCGACCTCGTGGCCCAGGTGATCTCCGGTGGGGAGGCCTCCACCCTGGCCTTACAGGGCTCCACGGAGGCGGAGCAGTTCACGGAAGCGCCCGTCCGGGCAGGTCCGTGA